The nucleotide sequence gaaaatgaCATATAGGTCCTTGACCTTTTGttccgcggacattttcgtccctaactattgaaaaatacttttaagttcctgaccttcacaaaacttggacggatcaatccctgacggaggcatttggacggatcaatcTCTGGCGGAGACATTTGGACGGAGGATTGATTTGTCCAAGTTTTATGAAAGTCaggacttaaaaatattttttaatggtcAGAAATAAAAATGTCTGCAAGACAAAAGGTCAGGgatctatttatctttttctctaaaattaaactcttaatattaaaaactaaaagcAAAAGGCTACTAACTTGGATTAGTGCTAGTGACAAGAGCAGTTCCACCAAAATTGCAGCTATTTGGAACAGGATTCTTCTGATAATACTTATTGAATGCATAAGAAGCATGGTCACGAATTGTATTAGGGTTGTAACAGCTTCCACCAGGTTGAATTGCAGAACAATCAGTTCCACCATACCCACAAGCATAGTCCAATGCAACTTGCAATGCCCTAATTGAAGCTGTAGGGTTTGCAATGCACCAACTTGAACCTGAAGAAGAGGGCACTATCGTGGAATTTGATGCGGGTGGAGTATTGGTACTCCCTATCCCTggaattattgttgttgttgatgatgggGAATAGTTTGTGTCCGGGTCAGAATTAGGGTTTAGGATTGGGGATGTTGGGAACAAATTTGGGATTGTTGTGATTGGAGTGGTGATATCCCTTTTGGTGGTGGAAGTGGAAATTAACTGTTTAATTTCTTGTCTTATTGAATTCA is from Arachis ipaensis cultivar K30076 chromosome B01, Araip1.1, whole genome shotgun sequence and encodes:
- the LOC107639775 gene encoding glucan endo-1,3-beta-glucosidase 12, translated to MIYIFLHRKNLCNLGTTLLKEVSKKKKQHSKKILKMEKSVNYFPLLLVLLQFLFSGTTSRTMKEEAATHVNSIRQEIKQLISTSTTKRDITTPITTIPNLFPTSPILNPNSDPDTNYSPSSTTTIIPGIGSTNTPPASNSTIVPSSSGSSWCIANPTASIRALQVALDYACGYGGTDCSAIQPGGSCYNPNTIRDHASYAFNKYYQKNPVPNSCNFGGTALVTSTNPNSGTCQYPSTSTSSSILNTTNTSGANVFGSVPVPTDPSASGAVTTSNSFVENCLIMWTIISILEKQFL